A genomic stretch from Enterobacter oligotrophicus includes:
- the clcA gene encoding H(+)/Cl(-) exchange transporter ClcA, translated as MKATTPSFEEQQFARAQHRISIRRLLNRDKTPLAILLAAAVVGTLAGLVGVAFEKAVNAVLNWRIGTVAGHADSGWLVWVWAFGLSALFAMVGYFLVRKFAPEAGGSGIPEIEGALEELRPVRWWRVIPVKFIGGMGTLGAGMVLGREGPTVQLGGNVGRMVGDLFRMRSAEARHTLLATGAAAGLSAAFNAPLAGILFIIEEMRAQFRYNLISIKAVFTGVIMSSIVFRIFNGEGAVIEVGKLTNAPVNTLWLYLVLGMIFGVVGPLFNTLILRAQDMFQRIHGGNTTRWVLVGGLLGGACGLLGFIEPNAAGGGFGLIPIAAAGNFSVGLLLFMFISRVITTVLCFSSGAPGGIFAPMLALGTLLGTAFGMAATAGFPAYHLDAGTFAIAGMGALLAASLRAPLTGIVLVLEMTDNYQLILPMIITCLGATLLAQFLGGKPLYSTILARTLAKQEAERASTQNT; from the coding sequence ATGAAAGCAACGACTCCCTCATTTGAAGAACAACAGTTTGCGCGCGCGCAGCACCGTATCAGTATTCGGCGTTTACTTAATCGCGATAAAACGCCTCTGGCGATCCTGCTGGCCGCTGCCGTGGTGGGAACCTTGGCAGGGCTGGTGGGGGTCGCGTTCGAAAAAGCGGTTAACGCCGTCCTTAACTGGCGCATTGGAACGGTCGCCGGGCACGCAGATAGCGGATGGCTGGTCTGGGTGTGGGCGTTTGGCCTGTCAGCCCTGTTTGCGATGGTCGGTTATTTTCTGGTGCGCAAATTCGCCCCGGAAGCGGGCGGCTCGGGTATTCCTGAAATTGAAGGCGCGCTGGAAGAGTTGCGTCCTGTGCGCTGGTGGCGGGTGATCCCCGTTAAATTCATTGGCGGCATGGGAACACTTGGCGCGGGAATGGTGCTCGGGCGGGAAGGGCCAACGGTGCAGTTAGGCGGTAACGTGGGGCGAATGGTGGGCGATCTTTTTCGGATGCGCAGTGCCGAAGCGCGTCATACGCTGCTGGCAACCGGGGCTGCTGCCGGGCTTTCTGCGGCGTTTAATGCGCCGCTGGCGGGTATCCTGTTTATTATCGAGGAGATGCGCGCGCAGTTTCGCTATAACCTCATCTCGATAAAAGCGGTGTTTACCGGTGTGATTATGTCGAGCATTGTCTTTCGCATTTTCAATGGCGAAGGGGCGGTGATTGAAGTCGGTAAGCTGACCAACGCGCCGGTGAATACGCTATGGTTGTATCTGGTTCTCGGCATGATTTTTGGCGTCGTCGGCCCGCTGTTTAACACGTTGATCTTACGTGCTCAGGATATGTTCCAGCGTATTCACGGGGGTAATACCACCAGATGGGTGCTGGTCGGCGGTTTGCTTGGCGGAGCTTGCGGGCTTCTTGGCTTTATCGAACCGAATGCGGCGGGCGGCGGCTTCGGGTTGATCCCGATTGCGGCGGCGGGGAATTTTAGCGTTGGCCTGCTGCTGTTTATGTTTATTTCACGGGTTATCACCACGGTGCTCTGCTTTTCCTCTGGCGCGCCTGGCGGTATTTTTGCTCCCATGCTGGCGTTGGGAACTCTGCTGGGAACGGCATTTGGCATGGCTGCCACGGCAGGTTTCCCGGCGTATCATCTGGATGCCGGGACGTTTGCGATAGCGGGAATGGGCGCGCTGCTGGCGGCGTCACTGCGTGCGCCCTTGACCGGGATCGTGCTGGTGCTGGAGATGACGGACAATTACCAGCTCATTTTGCCAATGATCATTACCTGTCTCGGCGCGACACTATTAGCCCAATTCCTGGGTGGAAAACCGTTATACTCCACCATTCTTGCTCGTACCCTGGCAAAACAAGAGGCTGAGCGGGCCTCAACGCAGAATACTTGA
- the fhuD gene encoding Fe(3+)-hydroxamate ABC transporter substrate-binding protein FhuD, with protein sequence MLDSTLISRRRLLAAMALSPLLLKMNMAQAATIDPHRIVALEWLPVELMLALGITPYGVADIPNYNLWVNEPKLPDSVIDIGLRTEPNLELLTQMKPSFLFWSAGYGPSEETMAKIAPGRGFSFSDGKKPLTMARNSVNEMAQFLNREAAAKHHLDEFDALIDSLKPRFTNRGDRPLLMVTLLDARHMLVFGKNCLFQEVLDSFGIRNAWEGEMTFWGSTAVGIDRLAAFRDVDVLCFDHGNDREMQTLMATPLWQAMPFVREQRFQRAPAVWFYGATLSAMHFARVLDNAMGGKA encoded by the coding sequence ATGCTGGATTCAACCTTAATCAGCCGCCGTCGCCTGCTGGCGGCCATGGCGCTCTCACCGTTGCTGTTAAAAATGAACATGGCGCAGGCAGCAACGATAGATCCTCACCGTATTGTGGCGCTGGAGTGGCTGCCCGTAGAGCTGATGTTGGCGCTGGGCATCACACCTTATGGCGTGGCCGATATTCCCAACTACAACCTGTGGGTGAACGAGCCGAAGCTGCCTGACTCGGTGATCGACATCGGCCTGCGTACCGAACCGAACCTTGAACTCCTGACGCAAATGAAGCCGTCGTTCTTATTCTGGTCCGCAGGTTATGGTCCGTCGGAAGAGACCATGGCGAAGATTGCGCCTGGCCGGGGCTTTTCCTTCAGCGATGGCAAAAAACCACTGACGATGGCGCGAAACTCGGTTAACGAGATGGCGCAATTTCTGAACCGGGAAGCGGCGGCGAAGCACCATCTCGACGAATTTGATGCGCTGATTGACTCCCTGAAGCCACGCTTTACTAACCGTGGCGACCGCCCGCTGCTGATGGTGACACTACTGGATGCCCGCCATATGCTGGTCTTTGGCAAAAACTGCCTGTTCCAGGAAGTGCTCGATAGCTTTGGTATTCGTAATGCCTGGGAAGGCGAGATGACCTTCTGGGGCAGTACCGCCGTCGGCATTGACCGCCTGGCGGCGTTTCGTGATGTCGATGTGCTGTGCTTCGATCACGGCAACGATCGTGAAATGCAAACCCTGATGGCGACACCGCTCTGGCAGGCGATGCCATTTGTGCGTGAGCAACGCTTCCAGCGCGCACCCGCGGTGTGGTTCTACGGTGCAACGCTCTCGGCCATGCACTTTGCCCGCGTGCTGGACAACGCAATGGGAGGCAAGGCATGA
- the mtnN gene encoding 5'-methylthioadenosine/S-adenosylhomocysteine nucleosidase translates to MKIGIIGAMEEEVTLLRDKIENRQTLSLGGCEIYTGQLNGVDVALLKSGIGKVAAALGATLLLERCKPDVIINTGSAGGLASTLKVGDIVVSDEARYHDADVTAFGYEYGQLPGCPAGFKADDKLIAAAESCIAELNLNAVRGLIVSGDAFINGSVGLAKIRHNFPQAVAVEMEATAIAHVCHNFSVPFVVVRAISDVADQQSHLSFDEFLAVAAKQSTVMVESLVQKLARG, encoded by the coding sequence ATGAAAATCGGCATTATTGGTGCAATGGAAGAAGAAGTTACGCTGCTGCGTGACAAAATTGAGAACCGTCAGACTCTCTCTCTGGGTGGCTGTGAGATCTACACCGGCCAGTTGAATGGAGTGGATGTGGCTCTGCTGAAATCAGGCATCGGTAAAGTTGCTGCTGCGCTGGGTGCAACGCTGTTGCTTGAGCGCTGCAAGCCGGACGTGATCATTAATACCGGCTCTGCGGGCGGCCTGGCCTCCACGTTAAAAGTGGGCGATATCGTGGTTTCTGACGAAGCGCGTTACCACGATGCAGACGTCACGGCATTCGGCTACGAATATGGTCAGCTTCCGGGTTGTCCGGCGGGCTTTAAAGCGGATGACAAGCTGATTGCTGCAGCAGAAAGCTGCATCGCGGAGCTGAACCTCAATGCGGTGCGCGGTTTGATCGTTAGCGGCGATGCTTTCATCAATGGCTCTGTCGGCCTGGCTAAAATCCGTCATAACTTCCCGCAGGCCGTTGCCGTTGAAATGGAAGCGACCGCGATTGCTCACGTTTGCCATAATTTCAGCGTACCGTTCGTGGTGGTTCGCGCTATCTCTGACGTGGCCGATCAACAGTCTCACCTGAGCTTTGACGAGTTCCTGGCCGTTGCGGCCAAACAGTCTACCGTGATGGTGGAAAGCCTGGTGCAGAAACTGGCACGTGGCTAA
- the fhuC gene encoding Fe3+-hydroxamate ABC transporter ATP-binding protein FhuC: MQDNKTQSDTTFTLNNLSFRVPGRTLLHPLSLTFPAGKVTGLIGHNGSGKSTLLKMLGRHQPPSEGDILLDGQPLESWSSKAFARKVAYLPQQLPQAEGMTVRELVAIGRYPWHGALGRFGVADREKVEEAIALVGLKPLAHRLVDSLSGGERQRAWIAMLVAQDSRCLLLDEPTSALDIAHQVDVLALVHRLSQQRGLTVIAVLHDINMAARYCDYLVALRGGEMIAQGTPSELMRSETLEHIYGIPMGILPHPAGAAPVSFVY, from the coding sequence ATGCAGGATAATAAAACGCAATCCGACACCACCTTTACGCTCAATAACCTCTCCTTTCGCGTACCTGGACGCACTCTGCTGCATCCACTCTCTTTAACGTTCCCCGCAGGTAAAGTGACCGGCCTGATTGGTCACAATGGTTCCGGTAAATCGACGCTGCTTAAGATGTTGGGCCGGCACCAGCCGCCGTCAGAAGGCGATATTTTGCTGGACGGACAACCGCTGGAGAGCTGGAGCAGTAAAGCCTTTGCCCGCAAAGTGGCGTATCTGCCGCAGCAGTTACCGCAGGCGGAAGGGATGACGGTGCGTGAGCTGGTAGCGATTGGGCGTTATCCGTGGCACGGCGCGCTTGGGCGCTTCGGTGTGGCCGACAGAGAGAAAGTGGAAGAGGCGATCGCGCTGGTGGGGCTTAAACCGCTGGCGCATCGTCTGGTGGATAGCCTTTCCGGCGGTGAACGCCAGCGTGCGTGGATTGCGATGCTGGTGGCGCAGGACAGCCGCTGCCTGCTGCTGGATGAACCCACCTCTGCGCTGGATATTGCTCACCAGGTTGATGTGCTGGCGCTGGTGCATCGCTTAAGCCAGCAGCGCGGTCTGACGGTCATTGCGGTTCTGCACGATATCAATATGGCCGCACGTTATTGCGATTACCTGGTGGCGCTGCGTGGCGGTGAAATGATCGCCCAGGGGACACCTTCTGAACTGATGCGCAGTGAAACGCTGGAACATATTTACGGTATTCCCATGGGTATTTTGCCTCATCCTGCCGGGGCTGCACCGGTGAGCTTTGTCTATTGA
- the btuF gene encoding vitamin B12 ABC transporter substrate-binding protein BtuF yields the protein MAKPFLRALAALLLFAPVWLFAAPRVITLSPANTELAFAAGITPVGVSSFSDYPPQAADIEQVATWQGMNLERIVALKPDLVLAWRGGNAERQVNQLSSLGIKVMWVDAVSIEQVAQALRDLAPYSPTPKKAVQTAQQLLSDYAALKSRYDTPAKKRVFLQFGSQPLFTTGKGSIQNQVLEACGGENIFAASRVPWPQVSREQVLARQPQAIVVVGSASEIPKIEQFWQRQLKIPVIALHSDWFERASPRIILAAKQLCAALAESH from the coding sequence GTGGCTAAACCGTTCTTAAGGGCGCTGGCCGCCCTGCTTTTATTCGCCCCGGTATGGCTTTTTGCTGCACCGCGGGTGATAACGCTCTCCCCCGCCAACACCGAGCTGGCTTTTGCCGCCGGGATCACGCCCGTTGGCGTCAGCAGTTTTTCGGATTATCCGCCGCAAGCGGCTGATATAGAACAGGTTGCCACATGGCAGGGGATGAATCTTGAGCGCATTGTGGCGCTTAAGCCCGATCTCGTGCTGGCCTGGCGTGGCGGCAACGCCGAAAGACAGGTAAACCAGCTCTCGTCGCTCGGAATAAAAGTCATGTGGGTTGACGCGGTGAGCATTGAGCAGGTTGCCCAGGCGCTGCGCGACCTGGCTCCCTATAGCCCAACCCCCAAAAAAGCCGTGCAAACCGCACAGCAGTTGCTCAGCGACTATGCCGCGCTGAAATCCAGATACGATACGCCTGCCAAAAAGCGCGTTTTCCTGCAGTTTGGCAGCCAGCCGCTGTTCACCACCGGGAAAGGTTCAATACAGAATCAGGTACTGGAAGCCTGCGGCGGTGAAAATATCTTTGCCGCCAGCCGGGTGCCCTGGCCGCAGGTGAGCCGGGAACAGGTGCTGGCGCGGCAACCTCAGGCCATTGTCGTGGTCGGAAGTGCGAGCGAGATTCCTAAAATTGAACAATTCTGGCAACGCCAGCTCAAAATTCCGGTGATAGCGCTACACAGCGACTGGTTTGAACGCGCCAGCCCGCGTATTATCCTCGCCGCAAAACAACTCTGCGCCGCGTTGGCTGAGAGTCATTAA
- a CDS encoding TRIC cation channel family protein, which yields MLVYWLDILGTAVFAISGVLLAGKLRMDPFGVLVLGVVTAVGGGTIRDMALAHGPVFWVKDPTDLVVAMVTCLLTIVLVRQPRRLPKWILPVLDAVGLAVFVGIGVNKAFNAGTGPMVAICMGVLTGVGGGIIRDILAREVPMILRTEIYATACIVGGIVHATAYYTFAIPLENSAMLGMVVTLGIRLAAIRWHLKLPTFALDDR from the coding sequence ATGCTCGTATATTGGCTGGATATTCTTGGCACAGCCGTTTTTGCTATCTCCGGCGTTCTGCTTGCCGGAAAACTGCGCATGGACCCGTTTGGTGTGCTGGTGCTTGGCGTTGTCACTGCTGTGGGCGGCGGAACAATCCGCGATATGGCGCTGGCGCATGGCCCGGTTTTTTGGGTTAAAGACCCAACCGATCTGGTGGTTGCGATGGTCACTTGTCTGTTAACGATCGTGCTGGTTCGCCAGCCTCGCAGATTGCCAAAATGGATACTCCCGGTACTGGATGCCGTCGGTCTGGCGGTGTTTGTCGGCATCGGCGTGAATAAAGCCTTTAATGCAGGGACAGGCCCGATGGTGGCGATCTGCATGGGTGTATTAACCGGCGTGGGTGGCGGGATCATTCGCGACATTCTGGCACGTGAAGTGCCGATGATCCTGCGAACCGAAATTTATGCGACGGCCTGTATTGTTGGCGGGATTGTTCACGCCACCGCGTACTACACCTTTGCGATCCCGCTGGAGAATTCCGCGATGCTGGGGATGGTCGTTACGCTGGGGATACGGTTAGCGGCGATCCGCTGGCACCTGAAGTTGCCAACGTTTGCGCTGGATGACAGGTAA
- the erpA gene encoding iron-sulfur cluster insertion protein ErpA codes for MSDDVALPLQFTEAAAKKVKTLIADEDNPDLKLRVYITGGGCSGFQYGFTFDDQVNDGDMTIEKQGVALVVDPMSLQYLVGGAVDYTEGLEGSRFVVTNPNAKSTCGCGSSFSI; via the coding sequence ATGAGTGATGACGTAGCGCTGCCGTTGCAATTTACCGAAGCAGCAGCCAAGAAAGTGAAAACCCTGATTGCCGACGAAGACAATCCGGATCTGAAACTGCGTGTATATATTACGGGTGGCGGCTGCAGCGGCTTCCAGTACGGGTTTACCTTTGATGACCAGGTTAACGATGGCGATATGACTATCGAGAAGCAGGGCGTCGCACTGGTGGTTGACCCGATGAGCCTGCAATATCTGGTGGGCGGTGCAGTGGATTACACCGAAGGTCTGGAAGGGTCTCGCTTTGTCGTGACCAACCCGAACGCAAAAAGCACCTGTGGGTGTGGTTCTTCGTTCAGTATCTAA
- the fhuB gene encoding Fe(3+)-hydroxamate ABC transporter permease FhuB, with protein MSTRIARFPALLLTLIFLAALVLTWFNLSTALPREQWGAALAAPDIDNIQQMLFHYSLLPRLAISLLVGAGLGLVGVLFQQVLRNPLAEPTTLGVATGAQLGITITTLWALPGALTSQFAALVGACIVGALVFGVAWGKRLSPVTLILAGLVVSLYCGAINQLLVLFHHDQLQSMFMWSTGTLTQTDWSIVQRLWPQLAGGVVLTLLLLRPLTLMGLDDGVARNLGLALSLARLAALTLAIVLSALLVNAVGIIGFIGLFAPLLAKMLGARRLLARLLLAPLIGALILWLSDQVILWLARVWMEVSTGSVTALIGAPLLLWLLPRLRSISAPAMDAGDKVHTERQSVLWFSLAGLAVLILASFAALSLGRDATGWHWATGDLLNELLQWRWPRIFSALIAGVMLAVAGCIIQRLTGNPMASPEVLGISSGAAFGVVLMLFLVPGNAFGWLMPAGSIGAAATLLIILIASGRGGFSPHRMLLAGMALSTAFTMLLMMLQASGDPRMAQILTWISGSTYSATGSQVVNTGIVMIVLLAIVPLCRRWMTILPLGGETARAVGMALTPTRVALLLLAACLTATATMTIGPLSFVGLMAPHIARMLGFRRTMPHIVISALTGGVILVFADWCGRMVLFPYQIPAGLLSTFIGAPYFIYLLRKQSR; from the coding sequence ATGAGTACGCGAATTGCCCGTTTCCCGGCGCTGTTGCTGACCCTCATTTTCCTGGCCGCGCTGGTGTTAACCTGGTTCAACCTGTCGACGGCATTACCGCGTGAGCAGTGGGGAGCCGCCCTTGCCGCCCCGGATATCGACAACATTCAGCAAATGCTGTTCCATTACAGCTTGCTGCCGCGTCTGGCGATTTCGCTGCTGGTCGGTGCAGGATTGGGCCTGGTAGGCGTGCTGTTCCAGCAGGTTTTACGTAACCCGCTGGCGGAACCGACTACGCTCGGTGTGGCAACGGGGGCCCAGCTTGGGATTACGATTACTACGCTCTGGGCATTGCCTGGGGCGTTAACGTCGCAGTTTGCAGCGCTCGTGGGGGCGTGCATCGTGGGTGCGCTGGTCTTTGGCGTGGCATGGGGAAAACGTCTCTCGCCGGTCACGCTGATTCTGGCGGGACTGGTGGTGAGTTTGTACTGCGGGGCTATCAATCAACTGCTGGTGCTGTTCCATCACGATCAGCTGCAAAGCATGTTTATGTGGAGCACCGGTACGCTCACCCAGACCGACTGGAGCATCGTGCAGCGCCTGTGGCCGCAGCTGGCTGGCGGTGTGGTGCTGACATTGCTGCTGTTGCGCCCACTGACGTTAATGGGGCTGGATGACGGCGTGGCGCGTAATCTGGGGCTGGCACTGTCGCTGGCCCGTCTTGCAGCGCTAACGCTGGCGATTGTGCTGAGCGCGTTGCTGGTTAACGCGGTCGGCATTATCGGGTTTATCGGCTTGTTTGCGCCGCTGCTGGCAAAAATGCTTGGAGCGCGTCGTCTGCTGGCGCGTCTGCTGCTGGCACCGCTGATTGGTGCCCTTATCCTCTGGCTTTCCGATCAGGTCATTCTCTGGCTGGCACGTGTCTGGATGGAAGTTTCTACCGGTTCCGTGACCGCGCTTATCGGCGCGCCGCTGCTGCTGTGGCTGCTGCCGCGCCTGCGCAGTATCAGCGCGCCAGCGATGGATGCGGGCGATAAAGTGCATACCGAGCGCCAGTCGGTGCTGTGGTTCAGTCTCGCCGGGCTGGCGGTGCTGATCCTTGCTTCGTTTGCCGCGCTGTCTCTGGGCCGCGATGCTACAGGCTGGCACTGGGCGACGGGCGACTTACTGAATGAACTGTTGCAATGGCGCTGGCCGCGTATCTTCTCGGCGCTGATTGCGGGCGTTATGCTGGCGGTTGCGGGCTGTATTATCCAGCGTCTTACCGGTAACCCGATGGCCAGCCCGGAAGTGCTGGGGATCAGCTCCGGTGCGGCGTTTGGCGTGGTGCTGATGCTCTTCCTGGTGCCCGGAAACGCGTTTGGCTGGCTGATGCCTGCCGGGAGTATCGGGGCGGCGGCGACGTTGCTGATCATTCTGATTGCCTCCGGGCGTGGCGGTTTTTCACCGCATCGCATGCTGCTGGCCGGTATGGCGCTCAGCACCGCATTTACGATGCTGTTGATGATGCTGCAGGCGAGCGGCGATCCGCGCATGGCACAGATCCTGACCTGGATTTCCGGCTCCACCTACAGCGCGACCGGCAGTCAGGTGGTTAACACCGGGATTGTGATGATCGTGCTGTTGGCTATTGTGCCGTTGTGTCGTCGCTGGATGACCATTTTGCCGCTCGGCGGGGAAACCGCGCGTGCGGTGGGGATGGCGCTGACGCCAACGCGTGTGGCTTTGCTGCTGCTCGCGGCGTGCCTGACGGCAACGGCTACCATGACCATTGGTCCGCTGAGCTTTGTCGGTTTGATGGCTCCGCATATTGCCAGAATGCTCGGCTTCCGCCGGACAATGCCGCATATCGTAATATCTGCGCTGACGGGCGGGGTGATCCTGGTGTTTGCAGACTGGTGTGGAAGGATGGTGCTGTTCCCGTATCAGATCCCGGCGGGGCTGTTGTCGACCTTTATTGGTGCGCCGTACTTTATTTATTTGTTAAGGAAACAGAGCAGATAA
- the dgt gene encoding dGTPase produces MAPIDFRTKINWHRRFRSPQGEKSEHEILRIFESDRGRIINSPAIRRLQQKTQVFPLERNAAVRTRLTHSMEVQQVGRYIAKEILSRLKEQRLLETYGLDELTGPFESIVEMACLMHDIGNPPFGHFGEAAINDWFKQRLFPSDVISQPLSDDRCVVQDLRLREGEEGLNDLRRKIRQDLCHFEGNAQGIRLVHSLMRMNLTWAQVGCILKYTRPAWWTGETPATHSYLMKKPGYYLSEEAYIERLRKELSLTPNGRFPLTWIMEAADDISYCVADLEDAVEKRIFSVEELYQHLYDAWCSHEKGSLFSQVVENAWDKSRSNSLSRSTEDQFFMYLRVNTLNKLVPYAAARFIDNLPMIFSGEFNHALLEDDSSFSQLLELYKNVAVRHVFSHPDVEQLELQGYRVISGLLEIYRPLLQLSVDEFSELVEKERVRRLPIESRLYQKLSTRHRLAYVEAISKIERHAVQWPVMEYYYRCRLIQDYISGMTDLYAWDEYRKLMAVE; encoded by the coding sequence ATGGCACCAATCGATTTTCGCACCAAAATTAACTGGCATCGTCGTTTCCGTTCGCCACAGGGTGAAAAGAGCGAACATGAGATCCTGCGTATTTTCGAAAGCGATCGCGGGCGCATTATCAACTCTCCGGCGATCCGCCGTTTACAACAAAAAACCCAGGTCTTTCCGCTGGAGCGTAATGCGGCGGTGCGCACGCGCTTAACCCACTCGATGGAAGTTCAGCAGGTCGGGCGTTATATTGCCAAAGAGATTTTAAGCCGTCTTAAAGAGCAGCGGTTGCTGGAAACCTACGGTCTTGACGAACTGACGGGGCCGTTTGAGAGCATCGTTGAGATGGCTTGTCTGATGCATGACATTGGCAATCCACCTTTCGGGCATTTCGGTGAGGCCGCCATTAATGACTGGTTCAAACAGCGGCTTTTCCCCTCTGATGTGATAAGCCAGCCGCTCAGCGACGATCGCTGCGTGGTGCAGGATTTACGTCTGAGGGAAGGTGAAGAGGGGCTGAACGATTTACGTCGCAAGATACGTCAGGATCTTTGCCATTTCGAGGGGAATGCGCAGGGGATTCGGCTGGTGCACTCCCTGATGCGTATGAACCTGACGTGGGCGCAGGTTGGCTGCATTCTGAAATATACGCGACCGGCCTGGTGGACGGGGGAAACGCCCGCTACACACAGTTATTTGATGAAAAAGCCGGGATATTATCTTTCCGAAGAGGCCTATATTGAGCGGCTGCGTAAAGAACTTTCACTGACGCCAAACGGCCGTTTCCCATTGACGTGGATTATGGAAGCGGCCGATGATATTTCCTATTGCGTGGCAGATCTCGAAGACGCCGTTGAAAAAAGAATATTCAGCGTCGAGGAACTTTACCAGCATCTTTATGATGCGTGGTGCAGCCATGAAAAAGGGTCGCTGTTTTCTCAGGTTGTCGAAAATGCCTGGGATAAATCGCGTTCAAATTCCCTGAGCCGCAGTACGGAAGACCAGTTCTTTATGTATTTGCGGGTCAATACGCTCAATAAACTGGTGCCTTATGCGGCTGCGCGGTTTATCGATAATTTACCCATGATCTTCAGTGGGGAATTTAACCACGCGCTGCTGGAAGATGACAGCAGCTTTAGTCAGTTGCTTGAGTTATATAAAAATGTGGCCGTGCGCCATGTATTCAGCCATCCGGATGTCGAACAGTTAGAGCTGCAGGGATACCGGGTCATCAGCGGTCTGCTGGAAATTTATCGGCCTTTACTGCAATTGTCTGTTGATGAGTTCAGCGAGCTGGTTGAAAAAGAACGCGTGCGCCGCCTGCCCATTGAATCCCGGCTGTATCAAAAACTTTCAACCCGGCATCGTCTGGCTTATGTGGAAGCAATCAGCAAAATTGAGCGGCATGCGGTTCAGTGGCCGGTGATGGAATATTATTACCGTTGTCGCCTTATTCAGGACTATATCAGCGGCATGACCGATTTGTATGCATGGGATGAATACCGCAAGCTCATGGCCGTTGAATAA
- the hemL gene encoding glutamate-1-semialdehyde 2,1-aminomutase has product MSKSENLYSAARELIPGGVNSPVRAFTGVGGTPLFIERADGAYLYDVDGKAYIDYVGSWGPMVLGHNHPAIRNAVIEAAQRGLSFGAPTEMEVKMAELVTGLVPTMDMVRMVNSGTEATMSAIRLARGFTGRDKIIKFEGCYHGHADCLLVKAGSGALTLGQPNSPGVPADFAKHTLTCTYNDLDTVRAAFEQYPQEIACIIVEPVAGNMNCIPPQPEFLPGLRALCDEFGALLIIDEVMTGFRVALAGAQSYYGVEPDLTCLGKIIGGGMPVGAFGGRKEVMEALAPTGPVYQAGTLSGNPIAMAAGFACLTEVAQPGIHETLTALTTQLANGLLDAAENAGIPLVVNHVGGMFGIFFTDAKTVTCYQDVVKCDVERFKRFFHLMLEEGVYLAPSAFEAGFMSVAHSEEDINNTIDAARKVFAKL; this is encoded by the coding sequence ATGAGCAAGTCTGAAAACCTCTACAGTGCAGCCCGCGAGCTAATCCCCGGTGGTGTGAACTCACCTGTTCGCGCCTTTACCGGCGTAGGCGGTACGCCGCTGTTTATCGAACGTGCAGACGGCGCGTATCTGTATGATGTCGATGGCAAAGCCTATATCGATTACGTCGGCTCCTGGGGTCCGATGGTGCTGGGGCATAACCATCCGGCGATCCGCAATGCGGTGATTGAAGCGGCCCAACGCGGCCTGAGCTTCGGTGCGCCAACTGAGATGGAAGTGAAAATGGCGGAGCTGGTCACCGGGCTGGTGCCAACCATGGATATGGTACGTATGGTGAACTCCGGTACGGAAGCCACCATGAGTGCGATTCGCCTGGCGCGTGGTTTCACCGGCCGCGACAAAATTATCAAGTTCGAAGGCTGCTACCACGGTCACGCCGATTGCCTGCTGGTGAAAGCCGGTTCCGGTGCGCTGACACTTGGCCAGCCGAACTCGCCGGGTGTACCTGCTGACTTCGCCAAACACACGCTGACCTGCACCTATAACGATCTGGACACCGTTCGCGCCGCGTTCGAGCAGTATCCGCAGGAGATCGCCTGCATCATCGTTGAACCGGTTGCGGGCAACATGAACTGCATTCCGCCACAGCCTGAATTCCTGCCTGGCCTGCGCGCATTGTGCGATGAGTTCGGCGCGCTGCTGATCATTGACGAGGTGATGACCGGTTTCCGCGTGGCGCTGGCGGGTGCGCAGTCTTACTACGGCGTCGAGCCGGATCTCACCTGCCTGGGTAAAATCATCGGCGGCGGCATGCCTGTCGGCGCATTTGGTGGCCGCAAAGAGGTGATGGAAGCGCTGGCTCCGACCGGCCCGGTTTACCAGGCGGGTACGCTTTCCGGCAACCCAATCGCGATGGCGGCCGGTTTCGCCTGCCTGACCGAAGTGGCGCAGCCGGGTATTCACGAAACCCTGACCGCCCTGACCACTCAGCTGGCAAACGGCCTGCTGGACGCGGCAGAAAATGCAGGCATTCCACTGGTTGTGAACCATGTCGGCGGGATGTTCGGGATTTTCTTCACCGATGCGAAAACCGTGACCTGCTATCAGGACGTCGTGAAGTGTGACGTTGAACGCTTCAAACGTTTCTTCCACCTGATGCTGGAAGAAGGCGTGTACCTGGCACCGTCTGCGTTCGAAGCGGGCTTTATGTCCGTGGCACACAGCGAAGAAGATATCAATAACACCATCGACGCGGCGCGTAAGGTGTTTGCGAAGTTGTAA